Genomic segment of Panicum virgatum strain AP13 chromosome 9N, P.virgatum_v5, whole genome shotgun sequence:
AAGAGCAGCGCAGGCGTATTTTTTGACCAAATAGCCCGTACTGCCTACGGCGCCGTCCGGTCCCCGTCATCCGGAGCCGCGCCGCGACGACCGAAGAAGGAAGAAGCATCCGGAGGCGCACGACctgcctctccttcctcccatggcgccgcccctctccgccgccgccgtggccgtatCCTCCTCGTCGCCCCTCTTCTCGCCCTCTTCATCCCACCCCCTCATCCGCCGCCATGCGCCTCCGAGATATGTCTCCATGCGGACGCGTGGCCGTTcgcagcccgcggcggcggcggccgagtcCTCCGGCAGCCCGCTTCTCGAGGTGCGAGGTCTCACCGCATCCGTGAAGGAGACCGGTCAGCAGATCCTCGCCGGCGTCGACCTCACCATCCGCGAGGGCGAGGTTCGTGTGGGCTGGTCATTGGCTGGAAATTATCGACGGCTTGTGGTGTTTTGCTTAATTGGCTATGCAAGGGATTGACCCATGTTCGTTTTGTGCCTGTGCTTTATTGTTATTAGATTCATGCGATCATGGGGAAGAACGGCTCCGGCAAGAGCACCCTCACAAAGGTAAGCGGAAAAGTTTCTATGTGCCTGCGATTTTCTTCGTGTTATAATTGAAATCACTGAGAATAGGAGAAGTTTCTATGTGCCTGCGATTTTCTTAAACAGGGGAACCCCATTTCCCTTTCATAAATGGAAATCATTCGATCCTATCAGAGTTTAAAGATGGCGACAAGAAAGCGCAATAGACTTTGAGAGACCTGAGTGGTGGTAGAATCGAACccgtaccccccccccccccccccacccccctccGCCAAGGCCTTTTCTCCTTTGAGTTGCTCCTGCATAATTAGCGTGATTGGCAAACCAGGCGCATGCTTCGGCTTGACATGTTGTGAAtgctttcttcttaatacaaagatgtgCAGCTCtcttgcgtgttcgagaaaaaaaaaagactaagACTCTGGGGATGTGTTTATGTTGATGTTTAATATTAAGTATTCTTCTGTCGGAAGATTAATGGAGACACTACTTTGCTAAGATCAAGGGCTGTGCTGAAATATTTAATGTTACTCATTTTGTCCATTTTAGTTTTGCCTATGTATGTCACCAGCTGTATGCTAGTCTTCTGTAGGAAAATTTCTGCAGCTAGTGGTGAGGATGTGCAATATATAGTAAATATGTATGTGCTCCATCGTTGGTTTACTAAGCTAGCCATGTGTGCTTTTAAAAGTTTAATCAGGACACACTATGTAAACAAACTGTTTAGAAATGTGATTGTGCTCTTTGCTCTGTTACCTGTGCCTTGAATCAACCTTTTTATCTTCCTTCCCAGGTTCTTGTTGGCCATCCGCATTATGAGGTAACTGGTGGCACCATTCTCTTCAAGGGGGAGGACTTGATTGACATGGAGCCAGAGGAAAGATCTCTCGCAGGCCTTTTTATGAGTTTCCAAGCACCTATTGAGATTCCTGGCGTGAGCAATTTTGATTTTCTGCTCATGGCAGTCAATGCTCGCAGAGAAAAGAGTGGTCTACCAGCATTGGGTCCAATTGAGGTTTGAACTTCACAATTATTGTGTTGCataaagatatatatatatatatatatatatatatatatatatatatatatatatatatatatatatagcttttCGCAAGACACAAATATAATAATAAGTTGTCCTATTACAATACTACGATCTTTAATACTGATGTGCTATATGAAGGCTGGAAGGGGATGGGCAAAGTTAGGACTCCTATCTTGTTTGTTTTGGTTCGTCTCATTATGTGCTTCAAATGGAGCTTTCTTGCCATATAGAACTGCAGAATTATTGTTCTCTCCTTTTGTTTTCCCCTCGAATGTCTAGCTAACTAATAAATAACTTTGCACTGCACGATCATTTTCTAGATTTATctgtttttattatttattattcTAAGTTACCTATAGTAGCATTGATTCCGACACATATTTGCTTTCTCATGCAGTTTTATTCAGTTGTATCACCCAAAGTTGATGCCTTGAAGATGGATCCGAAGTTCCTTGATCGCAATGTGAATGAAGGTTTTAGTGGTGGTGAAAGGAAGCGCAACGAGATATTGCAACTTTCAGTAAGATTCGCAATGATTCATTTTGGGTCTTGATTTCACAATGAATTTGCATGGCATATTGGTCTAAAAGGTCTGCACAATTTCTTTATACTTTTCATAACACAGGCATGATGTTTTGAGACATCTCAGGGTTCATCACACAGGATTGTTGGAAAATATATTTCGTGCCTTGCGGCCTTGCATGCAGCCTTTTCTGTTATGACTGTTgagttagaattttttttctcctgTGTAATTAAATTCATAGAAGATTTGTCTGCCGAACCTCTGGAATCTGCCACCCATACATTTTTTAAGCTCTGCATGTCTTTCGCATGATGTGTATATGTTATACCATGATTATATTCGGCTATATTTGTATTTGATATTCACTAGATCTTTTCCCCAATATATGCATCATCTTTGAAAACAGTTCTCCATTCTCTTATTATGCATATTGTTGAGGCTTGTTAGGTATATTATGTGTGTATGTGCACACACTTCTCTTTTTTGTAGTACGTGAACATTTTTCTGCCAGGCTTCCGGAGTCTTTCAATTTGTGCACTTTCATCAATAGATTTCCATCTCTGATTCAGTGTGTTTGTTTATTAATTTAGGTCATTGGAGCAGATTTAGCTCTTCTTGATGAGATAGATTCAGGATTAGATGTTGATGCACTTGAAGATGTAGCTATTGCGGTGAATGGGCTTTTGACACCCCAAAACTCTGTTCTGATGATTACGCATTACCAACGTCTTTTGGATCTCATTAAACCCAGCTATGTTCATATCATGGTAAGCGGCATAGCCAAATATGATTTATTGCACTTTATTGCACTGCAGATTTAATTTAACCTGTCTGTTTAGATGTGTTTAATTTAGTTATTCCTGTATGTTTGTTCATTTGGGCTATTTCTTGCAAACTTATAACTGTTTGATATTGCATCTATTTGTGCATCATTATAGAGCAGTTCGATATACTACCTCTGTTCTGAAATATGTCCAGGGGCATAGTTAGAATCCCTTATATGCAGGACATATAGGGAATAAAAGGCTGCACTTGTGGTCCCTATGGTGTTAATTAGGGATACAAATGGagggaagaaagaaaaatataaagaaCACCCTTCAGATGTTTGAAACTCCCCCTATTATTTCTCATTTGGTGTTTCATACTTGGCCAATTGACACGCATGTTGAGTGTTATGAATTATTAATCATATCACGCAAACAGCAAATGTGTTTACTTCAGAAAGATGTAGGATTGACTCTTCCTTCACCAGATGGAAAAAGAAGACTTGTATAAAATAACTAAAATAAAACTAACCAAGGATGGATGTCACTCTAAATGAAATTTAAAGGGAAACATTGATGAGTTCACTCATGTGATCTCCACACTAATCAAGGCCTTGTTGGTGTCTTTATAGTCCTTCGTATTTTCCAAGTTTCAGAATGAGCACTGCTTTAAGTCTTATGGTGCTTTCTAACTTCTTAGAATAAAGGGTTTGTGCTGTTTCTGATAAATGCTTCTGATTGGTTACTTCCAGGAAAATGGCAAGATAATCAAGACTGGTGACAGTTCTATTGCCACTCAAATTAATGAAGGTGGCTTCAAATCAATTGCCCTTGTATAGCTTTAAAGTAGGTTCTCTTTTCTTCCCTGTgcctttttttttatattttgtgGGAGTAGTCTCGTCTTCTGACTGATATGAAGTTGAACAATGCACATACATGGTAAGTTTACCCGTAATTTCTCCTAATAAAAGAAATAAGATGGTTAAAAAGAATTTGTTATGATCAGCCTATTCTGCAAAGTAAATAAGGTTCTTAAGGATTCTAGTGATTTTCGAAACTTGTGCAGGTCAAACACTTGAAGGTGGAGGAGCCTCTTTGTCAACAAAACTTTTGAGTTTGTGTACCCCATTCAACCAGGCATGTTATCTTTTGAAGGTGGAGAGTTGGATCGACCACCTCCTCTGTAAGAATTTTTGGATCAAGTTGTTGACAACTAGTCGTACCCAAGGAAAGCATCTTACTACACGATCCACAAATTTTATATATTTGAGTATGACTCGTTGGCTTGGCCCTTGGGCATCTGGTCATCAAGATTGTTTTGCATGTATCTTTTTGTAAACATTTTAACACTTGTAACAAATTTGCAGGCCTAGAAAGTTACTTAGATGTCTCCACACGGGAGAAGATCTGGTGCGATCATCAATTCACATGTGTGCAGGTTCTCTAGGCTTGCTGATTTATCTATATCTGTTATGTTGTATTATCGTGTGCAAAAGATCCTGACCTGCACAATCTGGAGTGGACTAGTGTGACCTATGACTTCCACCAATGGTATTGGCAGCTAGGTGCTCGATTTCTGTTATTCCCATTACAGTAGGCCTATGTCCCAAAGAATATGATTCAGTTGTTCACTTGTTGGGGGTGGTGGAGCATGCTGAAGCTTCTTATGTGCAGTCCCCACACAAACGTATTCTTAGGCTGTTATCCATTATCCGTCCGCCACTAATGGTGAGTGGCTACGCGACTTAGCCTTTCCTGTTACAATTTGCAAGTGCTAGCACCGTCCAATAATAAGCGAATCTTTGTGAGGTGGCGGCTTTATTTCTTGCTGCTTAGTATTAATAGGCACTGATCAGGCTAGCAACTTGCCATTGACTCGTGCACTCTGCTCCGATTCAGTATAAAATATCGAGCCTCGTAATGGATTCAAGCTTTGACTTGTGCTCTTTGGCGCAATCAGAGTCTTCAGAGATGATGAATTCAGGAAGAGGTTATTAGATTCGACGGAAAAAGCTAGGTGAAAGTAGTCAACCTCGCACTCTGTCGAGGCCACCGAACTGTGGCCAATTTCGAAAGGCTACATACACAGGCATCATCTTGAACAGACGAAAGGTCAACCGCTTCGTACTTTAAAGACGTTGAGAAATTCGAAGGTCTCGCAGAAACTACATGGCTACATCATCCCTCGCCGTCAGTTCGGGTGGTCAGCGTCCCCCACTCGCCCGGGCCCCAACCGCGGAGCTCCTCCGCCGGCGTTGCCTACTACCCTATCGAGcaaaagggccctgccgatagCCGAGGTCGCCGTCGCCACGATCGCGACGTCACCGTCGCgacgctgcagcggcggcgcggttgGGTCCACGTGGCGCGCACCGCGGGCGCTggcggtgcaaatgggccgGGGGCTCGGTGGCCGTGGCTGGCCCGGGGTTTCAGAAACCGTCCGGGAACCGCCGGTTTCCGGGATTTTTTCCCATTTCCGGTCCGGTCCGAGACAGTAAACCGGGTccggttttttatattttaggcTTCTaaattcaaaaatacaaaagtaaATTTTTTGTGCTACTGTTCCGGTTCTGAACAGTACCACCGGTTTTTTAAACCCTGGGCTGGCCTCACGCTCCGTCACCGAGCGGGAGACCTAATCCTGAACCGGGTCGCGTTCGGGGAATGTCTTCCGGCCTGCCGCTAATTCCGTGGCGTAATCATGCCTTTTCGCATTAGCCGGGCGGGGTCTGCTTTTTTTGCGTTGGGCGGTGACTCATGCCATCATCCTGGAATCTCGCTATAAAAACCCACGCGCCGGGTGGTTACTTGGGCACCGGCCTTCAACCTGGCCTCTGCTCTTGGCTTGGCTGCCGCATTGGCAAATTAATCCAGATACTTGTAATTCTTCTATCTCAGAAAGGCCTTTTTTTCATCTTCTTTTCACTCTGGCTTCTATCTTTGTTTGGTCCTGAAATGGGTTGTGATGGTGACATGAGATCGATGAATCCCAGTCATGGATTTGTTCACGTGCGTGTATCGTTTGAGCTGAGTTCTTTTGATGATGATGCGTACAGATGGCGATGGCCTCGCGGGCGCTCGCCGCGTGGCGGCAGCTCGGGCTCGTCGCTCTGCTgccgcacctcctcctcctcctcgacgccgccggcgcgagGCAGTGCTTCTGGCCGGGGCAGGCGCCCGAGGACCCCGGCTGCCTGAGCTGGCGCGTCATGGTGGAGGCCAACAACGCCCGGGGGTGGCGCACGGTGCCCGCGCAGTGCGTCGGCTACGTCAAGGGGTACATGACGCGGGGCCAGTACCTCAGGGACCTGGCCGGCGTCATGGAGCAGGCGTCAGGCTACGCCGACcagatcgccgccggcgccggcgccgaccccgACGGCCTCGACGCCTGGGTCTTCGACATCGACGACACCTGCCTCTCCAACCTTCCCTACTACGAGACCAAGCAGTTCGGGTACGCCGTACGCGCGGCCGCTGCCCCCCCTGTTCTTGCATCTCGATCGCCACCGATCATCAGACAATGATGATTCCGAAATGTCTCCATCCATCCAATCCAGGGCGTACGATCCGTCAGCCTTCAAGGCGTGGGCGAGCAAGGAGGCCTGCCAGGGGATACCCCCGGTGCTCGGGCTGTTCATGGCGCTGCTGGACAAGGGCTTCAAGGTCTTTCTCCTCTCCGGGCGGGACGAGGAGACGCTGGGCCCCTGCACGGCCGGGAACCTGGAAGCAGAGGGCTTCTTCGGGTACGAGAGGCTCATCATGAGGTACGAGCACGACGCAGCCACTGTGAGCTTTGGCACCCGTAGTGCGGTCCTGACGTGGACGGCTGACCATTCAGATTCACCGCCAAATAGGAAAAGGCTGGACGGTGCTCCTTTTGCCGTCAAGAACGTCATCCGGATTATTTATCAGAAAAATCGCACCCACAatttgctcatctgaaatggcATGACCCATGGCTGCGGAGTGCAGGACCCCGGAGTACCGAGGGCAGAGCTCGTCGGTGTTCAAGTCGGCGATGAGGAAGCAGCTCGTGGACGAAGGCTACAGGATCCGCGGGAACGTCGGGGACCAGTGGAGCGACCTGCAGGGCGACTGCGCCGGCGACCGCGTGTTCAAGATACCCAACCCCATGTACTTCGTCCCTTGAGGCGATTTTTTTTTCAGCCTTTACCTGCCTGACTGAACTCGTCAGGAAATCAGGATCAAACAAATGATGTAGTGAATGATGTAAACGGATGGCTAATGTGGAAGAAGCACAGGCCTTAAAGCAAATATAATCGACgacgacgaagaagaagaacactTCTTCTTTTACTCCAACAATGTCTGAATGTGCTTGTACCAAGCAACTCAAACTGAACAGTCgatgcagcagccagcaggcgtCACCCGTGGCGACCACGGGCCGGCGCCGCTTGGCTTGCCCACGAAGCATTCGGCTCGGCCCCATGGAGCGAGCAGTCAAAAACCCCTCAGGGCTGAGCCCAACGCGTCCCCATACGCCCAGCCCACAGCCCAgcagccggcgacggcgaggcgtcAGCGTCACGGCCTACGCTCCGAATCCCATCCCGCCCGAACGCAACCTCCGCCGATAGGCCGCCGAGCGCCACGCGTTCCCGGCGAACCAGAACCTTCCCGCACTTGgcctccccgccgcggccgccgcctcctctttaTATCCACCACCTGGCCTCCCCTCGCCCCCTCACGCCGCGACCGAACGGAACCTCGCTCAAAGGCTCTCGAATCCAACACCTCTCCGATTGTCACCTTCCAACTTTCCGGGCGCCGCCATGGGCAGGAGTAAGCACCCAACAACTCCATTTCCTTCCAGTTCTTCTATCTCTTCATCTGATCTTCCTAGCTGATCGATCTCACCACCATGAGTCCATGATCGAGCATGTTTCCAGCTGCATGCTCTGTCTGTAACACTTGTAACAACCAAGGCCCTTgattggttttgg
This window contains:
- the LOC120690393 gene encoding ABC transporter I family member 6, chloroplastic-like, whose protein sequence is MAPPLSAAAVAVSSSSPLFSPSSSHPLIRRHAPPRYVSMRTRGRSQPAAAAAESSGSPLLEVRGLTASVKETGQQILAGVDLTIREGEIHAIMGKNGSGKSTLTKVLVGHPHYEVTGGTILFKGEDLIDMEPEERSLAGLFMSFQAPIEIPGVSNFDFLLMAVNARREKSGLPALGPIEFYSVVSPKVDALKMDPKFLDRNVNEGFSGGERKRNEILQLSVIGADLALLDEIDSGLDVDALEDVAIAVNGLLTPQNSVLMITHYQRLLDLIKPSYVHIMENGKIIKTGDSSIATQINEGGFKSIALV
- the LOC120687210 gene encoding acid phosphatase 1-like — its product is MPSSWNLAIKTHAPGGYLGTGLQPGLCSWLGCRIGKLIQILMAMASRALAAWRQLGLVALLPHLLLLLDAAGARQCFWPGQAPEDPGCLSWRVMVEANNARGWRTVPAQCVGYVKGYMTRGQYLRDLAGVMEQASGYADQIAAGAGADPDGLDAWVFDIDDTCLSNLPYYETKQFGAYDPSAFKAWASKEACQGIPPVLGLFMALLDKGFKVFLLSGRDEETLGPCTAGNLEAEGFFGYERLIMRTPEYRGQSSSVFKSAMRKQLVDEGYRIRGNVGDQWSDLQGDCAGDRVFKIPNPMYFVP